In the genome of Solibacillus silvestris, one region contains:
- a CDS encoding c-di-GMP phosphodiesterase, which translates to MEAILIRVEELQLGKVIAEDIFANTQYPIIYKNTKVKPEHLRVFDLFNLKTVLVHNEIEVEEIELNEEKLDIPPVAIPLQQFTSFEKYYLDGIAQLKKEFSNWEAGGRVDLTKVRNIMLPLMDMVLEDRSYIFDLNSYSNAKDYLYHHCIATGLIAAVIAKKMGYERGDTIQLAIAGMLADSGMSRIPSRIRDKKSVLTESEFGEVRKHPYYSYLLIKNVTAIKDIMKVAVYQHHERLDGSGYPKGDRIGSISIFAQIIAVADVFHAMTSERMYRSKQSLFKVIEMIKEEEFGKFDIKVVQALMNIVVDLPIGTKIELSNLELGEVMFINKYSPTRPLVKLTRTGEIVDLSSNRSFYISRVITQGYKLN; encoded by the coding sequence GGTAAGGTAATTGCTGAAGATATTTTTGCCAATACACAATATCCGATTATCTATAAAAATACAAAAGTAAAACCTGAGCACTTACGTGTGTTTGATTTATTTAATTTAAAAACAGTATTAGTACATAATGAAATTGAAGTTGAAGAAATCGAGCTGAATGAAGAAAAATTGGATATCCCTCCAGTAGCTATACCGCTACAGCAATTCACAAGTTTCGAAAAATATTATCTTGATGGTATTGCACAATTGAAAAAAGAGTTTTCAAATTGGGAAGCGGGCGGAAGAGTCGATCTGACAAAAGTGAGAAACATAATGCTCCCGTTAATGGATATGGTTTTAGAGGATCGCTCTTACATATTCGATTTAAACAGTTATTCGAATGCAAAGGACTATTTATATCATCATTGCATCGCTACCGGATTAATTGCAGCAGTCATTGCAAAGAAAATGGGATATGAACGAGGGGATACGATTCAGCTGGCTATCGCAGGAATGCTAGCTGATAGTGGAATGTCGCGAATTCCCTCACGTATACGGGATAAGAAGAGTGTATTAACAGAATCAGAGTTTGGGGAAGTACGAAAACACCCTTACTATAGTTACTTACTAATCAAAAACGTAACCGCTATAAAGGATATTATGAAAGTTGCTGTATATCAGCACCATGAACGTTTGGATGGCAGCGGCTATCCAAAAGGTGATCGTATCGGGTCAATTTCAATATTTGCCCAAATTATTGCTGTAGCAGATGTGTTCCATGCAATGACTAGTGAGCGTATGTATCGTTCAAAACAATCTCTTTTCAAAGTAATTGAAATGATTAAGGAAGAGGAGTTTGGAAAATTCGATATTAAGGTTGTTCAGGCTTTAATGAATATTGTCGTTGACTTACCAATAGGAACGAAAATTGAATTATCGAATTTAGAGTTGGGTGAAGTAATGTTCATTAATAAGTACTCACCTACACGCCCACTTGTAAAATTGACACGTACAGGAGAAATTGTGGATCTTTCATCTAATAGAAGCTTTTATATTTCACGTGTAATTACTCAGGGATATAAACTGAACTAA
- a CDS encoding IMP dehydrogenase (catalyzes the synthesis of xanthosine monophosphate by the NAD+ dependent oxidation of inosine monophosphate), whose product MWETKFAKEGLTFDDVLLVPGHSEVLPKDVNLSVNLTDNIKLNIPLISAGMDTVTESKMAIAMARQGGIGIIHKNMSIDEQAEEVEKVKRSENGVITNPFFLTPEHQVFDAEHLMGKYRISGVPIVNNMEDQKLVGIITNRDLRFISDYSLKIDDVMTKEDLIIAPVGTTLEDAEKILQQYKIEKLPLVDEAGKLTGLITIKDIEKVIEFPNAAKDSHGRLVVGAAVGVSKDTMMRIAKLVEAQVDIVVIDTAHGHSQGVLNTIKDIRAAYPDLDIIAGNVATAEGTRALFEAGADVVKVGIGPGSICTTRVVAGVGVPQITAVYDAASVARELGKTIIADGGIKYSGDIVKALAAGGHTVMLGSLLAGTSESPGETEIFQGRRFKVYRGMGSLGAMEKGSKDRYFQEDAKKLVPEGIEGRLPYKGPLADTIHQLVGGVRAGMGYCGAPNLEQLREKSQFIKMSGAGLRESHPHDVQITKESPNYSLQ is encoded by the coding sequence ATGTGGGAAACAAAATTTGCTAAAGAAGGTTTAACTTTTGATGATGTACTATTAGTGCCAGGACACTCTGAAGTGTTACCGAAAGATGTTAATTTATCTGTAAATCTAACTGACAACATTAAGTTAAACATTCCGCTGATCTCTGCAGGTATGGATACTGTAACCGAATCAAAAATGGCAATTGCCATGGCTCGTCAAGGTGGAATTGGTATTATTCATAAAAATATGAGTATTGATGAACAAGCAGAAGAAGTCGAAAAAGTAAAACGTTCTGAAAATGGCGTTATTACAAATCCTTTCTTCCTTACTCCAGAACATCAAGTATTCGATGCAGAGCATTTGATGGGCAAATACCGCATTTCAGGTGTCCCTATTGTAAATAACATGGAAGATCAGAAGTTAGTGGGTATTATTACAAACCGTGATTTACGCTTCATTTCAGATTACTCATTAAAAATTGATGATGTAATGACAAAAGAAGATTTAATCATTGCTCCTGTAGGGACAACTTTAGAAGATGCAGAAAAAATCCTTCAGCAATATAAGATCGAAAAGTTACCGCTAGTTGATGAAGCTGGGAAGTTAACAGGCTTAATCACAATTAAAGATATCGAAAAAGTAATTGAGTTTCCAAATGCTGCGAAAGATAGCCACGGCCGATTAGTTGTAGGAGCGGCGGTTGGTGTTTCAAAAGATACAATGATGCGTATTGCTAAGTTAGTGGAAGCACAGGTGGATATCGTTGTTATTGATACAGCACATGGTCATTCTCAGGGAGTTTTAAATACAATCAAAGATATTCGTGCAGCTTATCCGGACTTGGATATTATCGCAGGCAATGTTGCAACTGCTGAAGGGACACGTGCATTGTTTGAAGCTGGTGCCGATGTTGTAAAAGTAGGTATCGGACCTGGTTCTATTTGTACAACTCGAGTTGTTGCAGGTGTGGGTGTACCACAAATTACAGCTGTTTACGATGCAGCATCAGTTGCACGTGAATTAGGTAAAACAATTATCGCTGATGGCGGTATCAAGTATTCAGGAGATATCGTAAAAGCTTTAGCTGCAGGTGGACATACTGTAATGTTAGGTTCATTATTAGCCGGAACGTCTGAATCTCCTGGTGAGACAGAAATCTTCCAAGGACGCCGCTTTAAAGTATACCGTGGAATGGGTTCACTTGGTGCAATGGAAAAAGGTTCTAAAGACCGTTACTTCCAAGAAGATGCGAAAAAGCTCGTTCCAGAAGGAATTGAAGGACGTTTACCATACAAAGGGCCATTAGCAGATACAATTCATCAATTAGTTGGTGGTGTACGTGCCGGAATGGGTTACTGCGGTGCACCGAATTTAGAACAATTACGTGAAAAATCACAGTTCATCAAAATGTCAGGTGCAGGACTACGTGAATCACATCCACATGATGTACAAATCACAAAAGAATCACCAAACTACTCTTTACAATAA